One stretch of Bdellovibrionales bacterium DNA includes these proteins:
- a CDS encoding site-specific DNA inversion stimulation factor — protein sequence MELNHSENLLVANLQAVSLESLVKSKLEILFRQQKEADVELNDLHKIILEQVEKPLIELSLRQNRGNQVKTARLLGINRNTLKKKIDTYKIDVKNILS from the coding sequence ATGGAATTAAATCACTCAGAAAATCTTTTAGTTGCAAACCTTCAAGCTGTGAGCTTGGAAAGTTTAGTTAAAAGCAAACTCGAAATACTTTTTCGCCAACAAAAAGAGGCTGATGTTGAACTTAACGACTTACACAAGATCATCCTTGAGCAAGTTGAAAAGCCATTGATCGAGCTGTCTTTAAGACAAAATCGCGGAAACCAAGTAAAGACCGCTCGTCTTTTGGGTATTAACCGCAACACGCTTAAGAAAAAAATCGACACATATAAGATAGATGTAAAAAACATCCTTAGTTAA
- a CDS encoding electron transfer flavoprotein subunit beta/FixA family protein codes for MRVYVCIKQVPDTDTRIKISGSGDGIDEGGVKWIINPYDEFAIEEAIRLKEKNPSAQLTAICLGPKARVNNSLLTAMAMGVDDSILIDTPTALDSLTTAKALAAAIKKNGDFHMIFTGKLGIDGNVSATSQMLAEILAIPHVSVVNAMEYSADKFTAKREVEGGGVESYESSYPALIAANKGLNKPRFASLPGIMKAKKKPVIEIPLAELGLSADNVKVRFTSLQMPPARPAVKMITGEPAQQAKELVRLLREEAKVL; via the coding sequence GTGCGTGTTTATGTGTGCATTAAGCAGGTTCCAGACACTGATACCCGAATAAAAATTTCAGGCTCGGGCGATGGCATCGACGAAGGTGGGGTTAAGTGGATCATCAACCCTTACGATGAATTCGCCATCGAAGAGGCCATACGCCTCAAAGAAAAAAACCCCTCGGCTCAATTGACGGCCATTTGCCTCGGCCCTAAGGCGCGCGTGAACAATTCTTTACTCACAGCTATGGCCATGGGCGTGGATGATTCGATCCTCATCGATACACCAACGGCCTTGGACTCGCTGACGACCGCAAAAGCCTTGGCCGCCGCGATCAAAAAGAACGGCGATTTTCATATGATCTTTACAGGGAAACTCGGAATCGATGGCAACGTCTCTGCAACAAGCCAGATGCTCGCCGAAATTTTAGCGATCCCCCACGTATCGGTGGTCAATGCTATGGAGTATTCCGCGGATAAATTCACAGCGAAGCGTGAAGTGGAAGGCGGAGGGGTCGAAAGCTACGAATCCTCATACCCGGCCCTCATTGCCGCAAACAAAGGTCTTAACAAACCTCGTTTTGCGAGTCTCCCTGGAATCATGAAAGCCAAGAAGAAGCCCGTCATAGAAATTCCATTGGCAGAGCTCGGCTTATCGGCCGACAATGTCAAAGTGCGTTTCACCTCCCTGCAAATGCCTCCCGCGCGTCCCGCTGTAAAAATGATTACAGGTGAGCCGGCTCAACAAGCGAAAGAACTCGTTCGCCTGTTGAGAGAAGAAGCCAAAGTTTTATAA
- the rpsF gene encoding 30S ribosomal protein S6, with the protein MFELKSESVIRPYEAIILMDPNTSEDEQKSLFQKNKKTIESFKGQMHNVDTWGTRKLANNIDKLTRAVYFHCTFTAGPDAINELERTMRINDKVLRFMHTRLPDTTELNSYLTKFKEALIERKERDAKRALAKAKKPMR; encoded by the coding sequence ATGTTTGAACTCAAGTCCGAATCCGTCATCCGTCCTTACGAAGCCATCATTTTAATGGATCCTAATACTTCTGAAGATGAGCAAAAGTCTCTTTTTCAAAAGAACAAAAAGACTATCGAAAGCTTTAAGGGACAAATGCACAACGTTGATACTTGGGGCACTCGCAAACTTGCCAATAACATCGATAAATTGACTCGCGCGGTTTACTTCCACTGCACATTCACAGCGGGACCTGATGCGATCAACGAGCTTGAGCGTACAATGCGCATTAACGACAAAGTTCTTCGCTTTATGCACACTCGTCTTCCTGACACGACAGAGCTCAACAGCTACCTTACAAAATTTAAAGAAGCGTTGATCGAACGCAAAGAGCGTGACGCAAAACGAGCTCTTGCTAAAGCTAAAAAACCAATGCGCTAG
- the dnaB gene encoding replicative DNA helicase codes for MNLKVPPHNLEAEVSIIGGILVEPETYDVVSDILGPEDFYKLAHQKIYQAVQELQAKSQPVDIITVSNHLSIKKELDSIGGASALAEILNQVPAAINIRGYATIVKEKSLLRKLINANAEIMTQAYEQSYESLDLFVDSVEAKIFKITEQKDTKNNLMSASELIKISIDRITELASRQQEITGISSGFATLDRMTAGFQPGDLVIVAARPSMGKTAFSLNIALHAALKEKKSVAYFSVEMAREQLMMRMLASEAQVNMSDLRVGRIRDSDWPRLIDKASALADTQLYIDDTSSISPYEIRSKARRLKTQLGLDMIVIDYLQIMGLPGRNESRERVVAEISKSLKSIAKELRIPVIALAQLNRGVEGRQGDMKKPVLSDLRESGSIEQDADLIMMLYREEYYDPENQDIKGQADLLIRKHRNGPVGDVKLKWQAAHGHFTEWQDEPYIPPDNSSPYGAGGGRPGPGNNPPSGGKVRNWAPGSNSNP; via the coding sequence ATGAATCTCAAGGTGCCGCCACATAATTTAGAAGCAGAAGTATCGATTATTGGCGGTATTCTCGTCGAGCCGGAAACTTACGATGTCGTCTCTGACATCCTCGGCCCCGAAGATTTCTACAAGTTAGCTCATCAAAAAATCTATCAGGCGGTGCAAGAGCTCCAGGCGAAGAGCCAGCCGGTCGATATTATTACGGTGTCCAACCATCTCTCGATAAAGAAAGAATTGGACTCCATCGGTGGCGCCAGCGCACTGGCCGAGATCCTCAACCAAGTCCCAGCGGCGATCAATATTCGAGGATATGCCACAATCGTTAAGGAAAAGTCCCTTTTAAGGAAGCTCATTAATGCCAACGCCGAGATCATGACTCAGGCTTACGAGCAGTCCTACGAGTCCCTCGATCTCTTCGTCGATTCTGTGGAAGCCAAGATTTTTAAAATTACGGAGCAAAAAGATACCAAAAATAATCTCATGAGCGCCTCTGAGCTCATTAAGATCAGTATTGATCGCATCACCGAACTGGCCAGTCGTCAGCAGGAGATCACGGGAATCTCGTCGGGATTTGCCACACTCGATCGGATGACGGCGGGATTCCAGCCCGGCGATTTGGTCATCGTCGCGGCTCGTCCGTCGATGGGAAAAACAGCGTTTAGCTTGAACATTGCGCTTCACGCCGCCCTCAAAGAAAAGAAGAGCGTTGCGTACTTCTCGGTGGAGATGGCGCGCGAGCAGTTAATGATGAGAATGTTGGCGTCTGAGGCGCAGGTGAATATGTCGGATCTCCGAGTCGGTCGCATCAGAGACTCTGACTGGCCGCGATTGATCGATAAAGCCTCTGCACTGGCCGACACGCAACTTTACATCGATGACACCAGCTCGATCTCTCCTTACGAAATCCGATCCAAGGCTCGTCGTTTAAAGACCCAATTGGGCTTAGACATGATCGTCATCGATTACTTACAGATTATGGGTCTCCCTGGTCGTAACGAAAGCCGTGAACGGGTCGTTGCCGAGATTTCGAAGAGTTTGAAAAGTATTGCCAAAGAATTACGCATTCCTGTGATCGCCCTCGCTCAGCTCAACCGGGGCGTGGAAGGTCGTCAGGGAGATATGAAGAAGCCGGTGCTTTCGGATCTGCGGGAATCAGGCTCCATCGAACAAGATGCAGACTTGATTATGATGCTTTATCGCGAAGAGTATTACGATCCTGAAAATCAAGATATCAAAGGCCAAGCGGATCTTCTCATTCGTAAACACAGGAACGGTCCGGTCGGCGATGTGAAACTCAAGTGGCAAGCAGCTCACGGTCATTTTACAGAATGGCAAGACGAGCCGTATATTCCACCTGACAACTCTTCTCCTTACGGCGCTGGCGGCGGCAGACCCGGCCCGGGAAACAACCCACCGTCGGGCGGTAAAGTCAGAAACTGGGCCCCGGGGTCCAATTCTAATCCTTAA
- a CDS encoding fumarate reductase/succinate dehydrogenase flavoprotein subunit, translating to MKLDAKIPEGSIDKKWEQHKFQMKLVNPANRRKYTVIVVGTGLAGGAAAASLGEMGYNVLSFCIQDSARRAHSIAAQGGINAAKNYPNDGDSIYRLFYDTLKGGDYRSREANVYRLAEISQNIIDQCVAQGVPFARDYGGLLDNRSFGGAQVSRTFYARGQTGQQLLLGAYSALMRQTELGRVKMHSRREMLDVVVADGRARGITVRNLVTGEIESYTADAVILATGGYGNVFYLSTNAMNSNVTAAWRCHKKGALFANPCFTQIHPTCIPVSGDYQSKLTLMSESLRNDGRVWVPKEKGDKRPPQQIPESERDYYLERIYPSFGNLAPRDIASRQAKFRVDEGRGVGVTGKAVYLDFRDAIQRLGKDKVSEKYGNLFQMYAKIAGEDPYETPMRIYPAVHYTMGGLWVDYNLQSTIPGLFVGGEANFSDHGANRLGASALMQGLADGYFVLPYSIGNYLGGEGSKLSRISEKDEIFQQSKKQSSEQLDRLLSINGNRTVDDFHKELGHIMWEQVGMSRSATGLNKALKDIPQLREDFWKNVKILGTKDYVNQELEKAGRVADFLELGELMARDALTREESCGGHFREEHQTPDNEAQRDDVNYAHVAAWEYKGVGQTERHIEELKFENVKPSARSYK from the coding sequence ATGAAACTAGACGCAAAAATTCCAGAAGGCTCCATAGATAAAAAATGGGAACAACATAAGTTCCAAATGAAACTCGTTAACCCTGCGAACCGCCGCAAATACACGGTGATCGTTGTTGGAACCGGCCTTGCTGGCGGAGCCGCCGCCGCTTCTCTTGGTGAAATGGGCTACAATGTTCTTAGTTTTTGCATTCAAGATTCCGCTCGACGCGCGCACTCGATCGCCGCTCAAGGTGGAATTAACGCCGCAAAAAACTACCCGAACGATGGCGATTCGATCTACAGATTATTTTATGACACGCTCAAGGGTGGAGACTACCGTTCTCGTGAAGCGAACGTGTATCGTTTGGCCGAGATTTCTCAAAACATTATCGATCAATGTGTCGCTCAAGGCGTTCCTTTTGCCCGTGATTACGGCGGTCTTTTAGACAATCGCTCCTTCGGCGGAGCTCAAGTGTCGCGAACGTTCTACGCGCGCGGACAAACAGGTCAGCAGCTCCTCCTCGGTGCGTATTCGGCTTTGATGCGCCAAACGGAACTGGGCCGAGTGAAAATGCACAGCCGCCGCGAGATGCTCGATGTTGTCGTCGCTGACGGGCGCGCTCGTGGGATCACGGTTCGTAATCTTGTGACTGGCGAAATCGAATCTTATACTGCGGACGCCGTGATTCTCGCTACGGGCGGTTACGGAAACGTTTTCTATCTTTCGACAAACGCAATGAACTCCAACGTCACAGCGGCTTGGAGATGTCATAAAAAAGGCGCACTTTTTGCGAACCCTTGCTTTACGCAAATTCACCCGACATGTATTCCGGTCTCTGGGGACTATCAGTCGAAGCTGACGTTAATGTCAGAGTCTTTGCGGAACGATGGTCGGGTGTGGGTGCCCAAAGAAAAAGGCGACAAACGGCCGCCGCAACAAATCCCAGAGTCAGAGCGCGATTATTATCTCGAAAGAATCTACCCGAGCTTTGGAAACTTAGCTCCGCGAGACATCGCTTCTCGCCAAGCGAAGTTTCGCGTGGATGAGGGACGAGGCGTAGGCGTGACCGGTAAAGCGGTCTATCTCGACTTCCGCGATGCGATTCAGCGCTTAGGGAAAGATAAAGTTTCTGAAAAGTACGGGAACCTCTTCCAGATGTACGCGAAAATTGCGGGAGAAGATCCTTACGAAACTCCGATGAGAATTTATCCTGCCGTTCACTACACGATGGGTGGCCTATGGGTCGATTATAACCTACAGAGCACCATTCCTGGATTGTTTGTTGGTGGAGAAGCCAACTTCTCGGATCACGGAGCGAACCGTCTCGGCGCTTCGGCACTCATGCAAGGTCTTGCCGATGGATATTTTGTTCTTCCGTACTCCATTGGAAACTACCTCGGTGGTGAGGGCTCCAAGCTCTCTAGAATTAGCGAGAAAGACGAAATCTTCCAACAATCTAAAAAGCAATCTTCAGAGCAGTTGGATCGGTTGTTGAGTATTAACGGCAATCGCACTGTGGACGATTTCCATAAGGAACTGGGTCACATCATGTGGGAGCAGGTGGGCATGTCGCGAAGTGCGACGGGCCTAAATAAAGCGCTCAAAGATATCCCACAGCTTCGTGAGGACTTCTGGAAAAATGTTAAAATTTTAGGAACTAAAGACTACGTCAATCAAGAGCTCGAAAAAGCAGGTCGCGTGGCAGACTTCCTTGAGCTGGGCGAACTGATGGCGCGCGATGCTCTCACTCGCGAGGAGTCCTGTGGTGGACACTTCCGCGAAGAGCACCAAACACCAGACAACGAAGCTCAGCGCGACGATGTGAACTATGCGCACGTTGCCGCCTGGGAATACAAAGGTGTGGGTCAGACCGAGCGTCACATCGAAGAATTAAAGTTCGAAAACGTTAAACCTTCAGCGCGAAGCTACAAGTAG
- a CDS encoding succinate dehydrogenase/fumarate reductase iron-sulfur subunit — protein sequence MSANMTLKLKIWRQKNAQDQGHFMDFEAKNVTEHMSFLEMMDVVNQQLILAGKDPIEFDHDCREGICGSCSMVINGSAHGPDRGTTTCQLHMRRFKDGDTIVIEPFRARAFPVIKDLKVDRSNLDKIIQAGGYVSVNTGNAQDANALPVPKENADLAFESAACIGCGACVAACANSAAMLFTGAKISHLGLLPQGQPERKQRVLNMVQTMDELGFGNCSNTGSCERACPKEIKLESMARMNRDFFKATMTKRPDKKVTGGF from the coding sequence ATGTCTGCAAACATGACTTTAAAATTAAAAATTTGGCGTCAGAAAAATGCTCAAGATCAAGGTCACTTTATGGATTTCGAAGCTAAAAATGTGACGGAGCATATGTCCTTTCTCGAAATGATGGACGTTGTGAATCAGCAGCTCATTCTCGCGGGGAAAGATCCCATTGAATTTGATCACGACTGTCGCGAAGGCATCTGTGGATCGTGTTCGATGGTGATTAATGGATCGGCTCACGGTCCGGATCGTGGGACAACGACCTGCCAACTTCACATGCGTCGCTTTAAAGACGGTGACACTATTGTCATCGAGCCTTTCCGCGCGCGCGCTTTCCCAGTGATTAAAGATTTAAAGGTCGATCGCTCTAACTTAGATAAAATTATTCAAGCGGGTGGATACGTTTCTGTGAACACAGGCAATGCGCAAGATGCGAACGCCCTCCCCGTTCCTAAGGAAAACGCCGATCTCGCTTTTGAGTCTGCGGCATGTATCGGTTGCGGAGCGTGTGTTGCGGCCTGTGCGAATTCGGCGGCGATGCTTTTTACTGGAGCGAAGATTTCTCATTTGGGTCTTCTTCCACAGGGTCAGCCCGAGCGCAAACAGCGCGTGCTCAACATGGTACAAACGATGGACGAGTTGGGATTTGGAAACTGCTCCAACACGGGTTCGTGTGAAAGAGCTTGCCCGAAAGAGATCAAGCTCGAAAGCATGGCCCGCATGAATCGCGACTTCTTCAAAGCCACGATGACCAAGCGCCCAGACAAAAAAGTCACCGGCGGCTTCTAA
- a CDS encoding FHA domain-containing protein: MSITIQILSGARYGETLTLDTTTTLGRDADITFDDAKMSKIHAIFQFQEGSGWRLVDNESKNGVFVNGKPISIFELTEGDLIDIGITQFRVGSIATYWKPQLNQTLLSALDKVKNGPMELVAFTPIPVFKFAAGVQVGEKWVLEYGPRKAGGESDDLQIFEPKCPDIAFEIVPGTKGPRFKTDYPQIVKINSQSKSSKTLAKGDKISIYNTVIAVDFISL, encoded by the coding sequence ATGAGCATCACCATTCAGATTCTTTCCGGAGCTCGCTACGGAGAAACTTTAACCCTCGACACCACCACCACCCTCGGGCGGGACGCAGATATTACCTTTGATGATGCTAAAATGTCGAAAATACACGCAATTTTTCAGTTTCAGGAGGGCTCCGGATGGCGCCTTGTCGATAACGAATCGAAAAACGGGGTCTTCGTCAACGGGAAACCCATCAGTATTTTTGAGCTCACCGAGGGTGATCTCATAGATATAGGAATTACTCAGTTCCGCGTCGGCTCTATCGCCACATACTGGAAGCCCCAGCTGAATCAAACGCTCCTTTCGGCTCTGGATAAGGTGAAAAACGGTCCGATGGAACTCGTCGCGTTCACTCCGATTCCTGTCTTTAAATTTGCCGCTGGAGTTCAGGTCGGCGAGAAATGGGTGTTAGAGTACGGACCCCGCAAAGCCGGTGGCGAAAGCGACGATCTCCAAATTTTCGAACCGAAGTGTCCCGACATCGCTTTTGAAATTGTTCCCGGAACAAAAGGTCCTAGATTTAAAACCGACTATCCTCAAATTGTAAAAATTAACTCTCAATCGAAATCTTCAAAAACCCTCGCTAAGGGAGATAAAATTTCTATTTACAATACTGTCATTGCAGTGGATTTTATCAGCCTATGA
- a CDS encoding electron transfer flavoprotein subunit alpha/FixB family protein: MKVSIFVEHVNGEIKQSSLELLSAASSASEVTTFAYGAGAKSLPLGPWGVKKHYAAEDVTQPHPEQLLDVAHQVFQAEKPEIILGSSNTLTRDFFARLTVRCDGAFISDVTELTLAPLVVRRPVYAGKAMATVSFGDTPVKIILARPNQLEVKDAGKSGTPEIVSITAAAPKAQLKAQEKSASKTLDLTEANVIISGGRGLKTADNFKLLHDMAEPLHATVGASRAVVDEWSLPHSMQVGQTGKTVAPSLYIAAGISGAIQHLAGMASSKVIVAINNDDKAPIFQKATYGLVGDIQSIAPALTEEFKNIKH; encoded by the coding sequence ATGAAAGTAAGTATCTTTGTTGAACATGTGAATGGCGAAATTAAGCAAAGCTCTTTGGAGTTGTTGTCAGCAGCGAGTTCCGCGAGCGAAGTGACAACGTTCGCTTACGGTGCCGGCGCCAAAAGTTTACCCCTCGGCCCATGGGGCGTAAAAAAGCATTACGCCGCTGAGGACGTCACCCAGCCTCATCCCGAGCAATTGCTCGATGTGGCTCATCAGGTTTTTCAAGCGGAAAAGCCCGAGATCATTTTAGGATCTTCCAACACTCTCACTCGCGATTTTTTTGCACGCCTCACGGTTCGTTGCGATGGCGCATTTATCAGTGATGTGACAGAGCTCACATTAGCTCCATTGGTGGTCCGCCGCCCGGTTTATGCCGGAAAAGCCATGGCCACGGTTTCTTTTGGTGATACACCGGTTAAAATTATTTTAGCTCGACCCAATCAACTCGAAGTGAAGGACGCAGGTAAGAGTGGAACACCGGAGATTGTCAGCATCACGGCTGCCGCACCCAAAGCCCAACTCAAGGCTCAAGAGAAAAGCGCTTCAAAAACTTTAGATCTCACCGAAGCCAATGTGATTATTTCGGGAGGCCGGGGATTAAAAACCGCCGACAATTTTAAATTGTTACACGACATGGCCGAACCTCTCCATGCGACGGTGGGAGCTTCTCGCGCCGTGGTGGACGAGTGGAGTCTTCCTCACTCGATGCAGGTGGGACAAACTGGAAAAACGGTGGCGCCAAGTCTATATATCGCTGCAGGAATTTCTGGAGCCATCCAGCATTTGGCCGGCATGGCATCGAGCAAGGTGATCGTTGCGATCAATAACGATGACAAAGCTCCGATCTTCCAAAAGGCGACCTACGGGTTGGTCGGCGATATCCAAAGTATTGCTCCCGCACTCACTGAGGAATTTAAGAACATCAAACACTAA
- the rplI gene encoding 50S ribosomal protein L9, producing MKVVLKKEVRDLGRTGDLVNVKEGYARNFLFPRNLAVVATEGNVKELEHWKRVTDARKATEKKEKAQLLDTVKKTTVTFKMAAGEKDKLFGSVTSKDIADQLAKQGYSIDKKDISIPEPIKVLGQHKALIKFAEDLQAEIAVSVERTEEAKA from the coding sequence ATGAAAGTCGTTTTAAAGAAAGAAGTGAGAGATTTAGGCCGAACTGGTGATCTCGTTAACGTTAAGGAAGGTTATGCCCGTAATTTTCTTTTCCCTCGCAATTTGGCAGTTGTCGCCACCGAAGGGAACGTCAAAGAGCTTGAGCACTGGAAGCGCGTTACTGATGCTCGCAAAGCCACTGAAAAGAAAGAAAAGGCTCAGCTTTTAGATACCGTTAAAAAGACAACGGTCACTTTCAAAATGGCAGCGGGAGAAAAAGATAAACTCTTTGGATCTGTGACCTCTAAAGACATCGCGGATCAACTCGCAAAACAAGGCTACTCGATCGATAAAAAAGATATTTCTATCCCTGAGCCTATTAAGGTTTTGGGACAGCACAAAGCTCTCATCAAGTTCGCCGAAGATCTCCAAGCAGAGATCGCAGTTTCTGTCGAGCGCACTGAAGAAGCTAAGGCTTAA
- a CDS encoding YybS family protein, with translation MPTKKTVGLFVFGSLMVTALTSSFVLLAPLAARFLRLQFGRWPYWLFATSSSLALLAFVPQWAFYQAVVLLLVGIFADLEEHKFPLFYTAISSVSLTVLSLLLMLTAWAKYKQTTLIPFLKQHINNSLEMAQKLPNFDMKAVDVQQIILLVPAITSIGLMILVFLSIVFVKPQTKSQRLTEFRVPDHVIWALILSTAGVFLLKTPEYITAQKICLNTLYVVVAGYYFQGLSIVGFFFNKMRINYFLKAGLFFILGVHLFVFIVGLGLSDLWFNYRSRWYKKEVVNRPSEEP, from the coding sequence GTGCCCACTAAAAAGACCGTAGGCCTTTTTGTATTTGGTTCGCTCATGGTGACAGCGCTGACATCCAGCTTTGTCCTGTTAGCTCCATTGGCCGCGCGGTTTCTACGATTGCAGTTTGGGCGTTGGCCTTATTGGCTTTTTGCGACGAGTTCGTCGCTGGCGCTGTTAGCGTTTGTTCCCCAGTGGGCATTCTATCAAGCGGTTGTACTTTTACTCGTGGGAATTTTTGCGGATCTTGAAGAGCACAAGTTCCCCCTGTTTTACACCGCGATTTCGTCAGTTTCGCTCACCGTTTTAAGTTTACTTTTAATGTTAACAGCATGGGCGAAGTACAAACAGACGACGCTCATTCCGTTTCTCAAGCAGCACATTAATAACTCATTGGAGATGGCGCAGAAGTTACCCAACTTCGATATGAAGGCTGTGGATGTTCAACAGATCATTCTTTTGGTTCCTGCGATCACATCCATCGGTCTTATGATCTTAGTATTTTTAAGCATCGTCTTTGTAAAGCCACAGACAAAGTCCCAACGACTGACAGAATTCCGAGTGCCTGATCATGTCATTTGGGCCCTGATCTTATCCACGGCGGGAGTTTTTCTCTTAAAAACGCCAGAGTACATTACAGCACAGAAGATCTGTCTGAATACCCTGTATGTGGTTGTGGCTGGATATTATTTTCAGGGTTTATCTATCGTAGGATTCTTTTTTAATAAAATGCGGATCAATTATTTTTTGAAAGCCGGCCTGTTTTTCATCCTTGGCGTGCACCTTTTTGTGTTTATCGTCGGGTTAGGCTTGTCAGATCTCTGGTTTAATTATAGATCAAGATGGTACAAAAAAGAAGTTGTGAACCGCCCTTCAGAGGAGCCATAA
- a CDS encoding succinate dehydrogenase cytochrome b subunit, whose protein sequence is MSLLRSSIGRKMIMGICGLVWTGFVFGHMAGNMLILVSAEAYNKYGHAIVSNKILLYGTEVILLAAIIGHVVIGAWLTIENRRAKPIKYAVNPSAAKRATPASKTMAYQGSIILFFIIYHLITFKYGTHYDVTYDGVVMRDLSRLLFEVFANPAYVVGYIVCLLILGYHLSHGVSSVFQSLGFNHPAYTPTIRKIGIVYAIVVAGGFISQPLYVILNS, encoded by the coding sequence ATGAGCCTTTTGCGGTCGTCGATCGGGCGAAAAATGATCATGGGAATATGTGGATTGGTGTGGACAGGCTTTGTGTTTGGTCACATGGCCGGAAACATGCTGATTTTGGTGAGCGCGGAAGCGTACAACAAGTACGGACACGCCATCGTATCTAATAAAATTTTACTTTACGGAACCGAGGTGATCCTGCTTGCAGCCATCATCGGTCACGTGGTGATTGGTGCTTGGTTAACCATCGAAAACCGCCGCGCTAAACCGATCAAGTACGCGGTCAATCCCTCCGCCGCTAAACGCGCGACACCGGCTTCCAAAACGATGGCTTACCAGGGCTCGATCATTTTGTTCTTTATTATTTATCATCTCATTACTTTTAAGTACGGAACTCATTACGACGTGACTTACGACGGAGTGGTGATGCGCGATTTAAGCCGCCTGCTGTTTGAAGTGTTTGCGAATCCCGCATACGTGGTCGGCTACATCGTTTGTTTGCTTATTCTCGGCTATCACTTGAGTCACGGTGTGTCCTCGGTGTTTCAATCTTTAGGATTTAATCACCCGGCTTACACGCCGACGATTCGTAAAATCGGGATCGTGTATGCCATTGTTGTTGCCGGCGGATTTATCTCTCAACCTCTTTACGTAATTTTGAACTCTTAG
- a CDS encoding alpha/beta hydrolase, producing the protein MTFIEKTSGTFESFDGTRLYYEVRGQGKPLVFVYGIACLMNHWNPQIQYFSQNYQTIMVDFRGHHFSEIPSNKKNLSLEALAKDLHALCDHLKIEKADFIGHSFGCEVALQAYLLNPERFRSLTFISGFFSNPFAQLASADVLKDVFRYAKKAYNAYPEIVTSLWKMGATNPISVFLSSLVGGFNIQKTAMKDIEIYAQGVANIDVRVFITLFEQLISHYSLDQLPLVNAKTLIIAGENDALTPREMQEQMRDLLNNAELFIVPSASHCVQLDFPDVVNEKLDEFLKTT; encoded by the coding sequence ATGACGTTTATCGAAAAAACCTCTGGCACTTTCGAAAGTTTTGATGGCACACGCTTGTATTATGAAGTGCGTGGGCAAGGAAAGCCCTTAGTTTTTGTTTACGGAATCGCCTGCCTGATGAATCATTGGAATCCTCAAATCCAATATTTTTCTCAAAATTATCAGACCATCATGGTGGATTTTCGCGGACATCATTTTTCCGAAATTCCCTCAAATAAGAAGAATTTAAGCCTCGAAGCTTTGGCGAAAGATCTCCACGCTCTTTGCGATCATCTTAAGATCGAAAAGGCGGATTTTATTGGACATAGCTTTGGTTGCGAAGTCGCACTTCAAGCCTATTTGTTAAATCCTGAACGATTTAGAAGTTTAACATTTATCAGTGGCTTCTTTAGTAATCCGTTTGCTCAGTTGGCCAGTGCCGATGTGCTTAAGGATGTATTTAGGTACGCAAAAAAAGCCTACAACGCCTATCCCGAAATCGTGACCTCGCTCTGGAAAATGGGCGCGACAAATCCCATTTCGGTATTTTTAAGTTCCCTCGTCGGAGGATTCAATATTCAAAAAACCGCGATGAAGGACATCGAGATCTACGCGCAAGGGGTGGCCAATATTGATGTTCGGGTATTCATCACTTTATTTGAGCAACTGATCTCGCACTACAGTTTAGATCAGCTCCCTCTCGTGAATGCTAAAACTCTTATTATTGCCGGTGAAAACGACGCTCTCACACCGCGAGAGATGCAGGAGCAGATGCGTGATCTTCTTAATAATGCAGAATTATTTATCGTTCCCAGCGCGTCCCACTGCGTGCAGCTCGATTTCCCCGATGTTGTGAACGAAAAGCTCGATGAGTTCCTAAAGACCACGTAG